The Gracilimonas sediminicola sequence GAATGAGAATGCCTTTATTGTTCCCGGGCTTGGAGATGCCGGTGACCGCTACTTTGGCACCCTGTAGTTCTATACAATCATCAGCAGGCAGACAATAGCTACAGCTTAAACCGTTATCAGCACATGAAGATTACACACTTGTTCATACTGCCCGTTATGCTGATGCTATCCGGTTCAGGGTGTGGCGAACTTACCGAGTTTGAGAATAAGCAGGTTCAGGAAGCACTGAGCGATTCCTTATTCACTACCACTGAAAGCTGGGGAATTAATATGGAGATCATGGAAGACGGGAAGCTTAAGTTGAAGCTGTCAGGAACCTATGCCTCTTCCATCAAGAATGAGAATCAAAACATCACCAAAATTTCGGGCCCGGTTTACATCGAAATATTTGATGAGGAAGGGAAACCGGACACTTATGTTTACACCGACAGTGCCGTTCATCTTCCTGATAAATCCGCTTTTGAGATGTTTGGAAGCGTTCGTGTAAATGCCCCCGAAGGCAAAAAGCTTCGCTCTGAATATCTGAAATGGGAACGGCAGAAAGACCGGGTAAGTACTCCGGAATTCGTCATCTTCATTTCCCCGCCCGACAGTATCGCAGCCGAGGGATTCTTTGGCGATTCAGATCTGACCAACTATACCCTTAATGAAGGCGGCGGACGTGCAGTCATTGATTAGGTATATTCTAACGCATCGTAATTGTATATTCGGTTCATGAATAAATTTCTTTCCTCCTTTACCAAAGCCGGATCTGCTCTTGTTCTTACGCTGCTTCTTCTGCAGCCGTTGTCTGTATTTGGTCAAAGTGTTATTAACATCGAATCCTTCAGTCGGGCCGTTGGTGCCACTTTGGATGGCGAGCAAATTCAGAAATTATATAACGCCCGGCTCACCACCGGAAATATCGAGATGGTTTGCGATAGTGCATGGCGGTTCATAAACAGAAATGAAATCCGTGCTTTCGGAAACATCCAAATTGAAACACCGGATGAGACTATCTGGAGCGATACCCTTTACTACTACACGAATCGTGACCTGAGTTTACTACGCGGTCGGGTGATTATCATGCAAGACAGCACCACTCTTTTTGGGAAGAGGGTGGACTATAATTTTTTCACCAAGGTCGCCTATTTTGATAATGGAATTCGGCTGGAAGATCAGGATGGTACGCTGATTGCTGAACGTGGCA is a genomic window containing:
- the lptC gene encoding LPS export ABC transporter periplasmic protein LptC, which codes for MKITHLFILPVMLMLSGSGCGELTEFENKQVQEALSDSLFTTTESWGINMEIMEDGKLKLKLSGTYASSIKNENQNITKISGPVYIEIFDEEGKPDTYVYTDSAVHLPDKSAFEMFGSVRVNAPEGKKLRSEYLKWERQKDRVSTPEFVIFISPPDSIAAEGFFGDSDLTNYTLNEGGGRAVID